One segment of Odocoileus virginianus isolate 20LAN1187 ecotype Illinois chromosome 32, Ovbor_1.2, whole genome shotgun sequence DNA contains the following:
- the LOC110129498 gene encoding zinc finger protein 69 homolog B-like: protein MAPYSSTLAWKIPWTEEPAGPPPRSPGVLYCARPPAEGIGPCHVENASPRGDLDTVSGREDRSSEPSGRTGTRSFVCLVIEMSFGENTQEDRATKFQTMQPQESVTLKDIAVDFTEEEWALLDTSQKKLFREVMLESLSHLVSVGYKLSKSDVISQLAQGAELCKEEKGFPQCPSSDKKSDPVRQEKISLQDTYREDLSNCEW, encoded by the exons atggcaccctactccagcactcttgcctggaaaatcccatggacggaggagcctg CCGGGCCCCCTCCCCGATCTCCGGGCGTCCTGTACTGTGCCCGGCCGCCGGCAGAGGGCATCGGACCGTGCCACGTGGAGAACGCGTCGCCACGCGGGGACCTCGACACAGTCTCCGGGCGAGAGGACAGGAGCTCCGAACCGTCGGGACGCACCGGGACCAGGAG cTTTGTCTGCTTAGTCATTGAAATGTCCTTTGGTGAGAATACACAAGAAGACAGGGCAACTAAATTCCAGACAATGCAACCCCAG gaatcagtgacccTCAAGGATATCGCTGTAGACTTCACCGAGGAAGAATGGGCCCTGTTGGACACCTCTCAGAAAAAGCTGTTCAGAGAAGTGATGCTGGAGAGCCTTAGTCATCTGGTCTCTGTGG GGTATAAACTCAGCAAATCAGATGTGATTTCCCAGCTGGCGCAGGGAGCGGAGCTGTGTAAGGAAGAGAAAGGATTTCCCCAGTGCCCGAGTTCAG ACAAGAAAAGTGATCCTGTGAGACAAGAAAAAATATCCCTGCAAGATACCTACAGGGAAGACCTATCTAACTGTGAATGGTAA
- the LOC110129492 gene encoding zinc finger protein 705A-like isoform X2: MQPLESVTFEDVAVDFTQEEWALLDTSQRKLFRDVMLENISHLVFVGYQHCKLDVTFQLEQGEELWIEGRGFFQSHSPGRESAFKEELLATQHISKKDTSTIIPMTFHTPEDPCEYNDLGEDFSPSSTLTQHLLTHTEKTPNISKSHSDQSYLNPHKQIHTRGKSCECHLCGKAFSNCSSLRRHEMTHTGEKPYECHICGNAFIQSSDLRKHNLTHTGEKPYECHLCGKAFSQSSNLRQHERTHTGEQPYECQLCGKTFSKCSALRRHERTHTGEKPYECHLCGKAFSQCSALRRHEGTHNGEKIMNVFTPSTQHSSTQSSFPPSAVFIHTLVAVFSPLAGFSGA, translated from the exons ATGCAGCCATTG GAATCAGTGACGTTTGAAGATGTAGCTGTAGACTTCACCCAGGAAGAATGGGCCCTGCTGGACACATCCCAGAGAAAACTGTTCAGAGACGTGATGCTGGAAAATATCAGTCATCTGGTCTTCGTGG GGTATCAGCATTGCAAATTGGATGTGACTTTCCAGCTGGAGCAAGGTGAAGAGCTGTGGATTGAAGGAAGAGGATTTTTCCAAAGCCACAGTCCAG GCAGGGAAAGTGCCTTTAAAGAAGAATTGTTAGCCACACAGCATATCAGCAAGAAGGACACATCTACAATCATCCCAATG ACATTTCACACTCCAGAGGATCCCTGTGAATATAATGATTTGGGAGAAGATTTCAGTCCTAGCTCCACACTGACACAACATTTGTTAACTCACACAGAAAAGACACCCAATATCAGCAAATCCCATAGTGACCAGTCATACCTTAATCCACATAAGCAGATCCACACCAGAGGTAAATCATGCGAATGCCATCTGTGTGGCAAAGCCTTCAGCAATTGCTCTAGCCTTAGAAGACATGAGATGACCCATACTGGCGAGAAACCTTATGAATGCCATATCTGTGGGAATGCCTTTATTCAAAGCTCTGACCTTAGAAAACACAATCTgactcacactggagagaagccgTATGAATGTCATCTCTGTGGAAAAGCCTTTAGTCAATCCTCCAACCTCAGACAGCATGAGAGGACGCACACTGGAGAGCAACCGTATGAATGTCAACTCTGTGGGAAAACTTTCAGTAAATGTTCTGCTCTTAGACGTCACGAGAgaactcacactggagagaagccgTATGAATGTCATCTCTGTGGAAAAGCCTTCAGTCAGTGTTCTGCCCTTAGGCGACATGAGGGAACCCACAATGGAGAGAAAATTATGAATGTCTTCA CTCCTTCCACACAGCACAGCTCCACTCAGTCCAGCTTCCCACCATCAGCTGTCTTCATCCACACCCTGGTGGCAGTGTTCAGCCCACTGGCTGGTTTCTCAGGCGCCTGA
- the LOC110129492 gene encoding zinc finger protein 705A-like isoform X1, with protein sequence MQPLESVTFEDVAVDFTQEEWALLDTSQRKLFRDVMLENISHLVFVGYQHCKLDVTFQLEQGEELWIEGRGFFQSHSPGRESAFKEELLATQHISKKDTSTIIPMQTFHTPEDPCEYNDLGEDFSPSSTLTQHLLTHTEKTPNISKSHSDQSYLNPHKQIHTRGKSCECHLCGKAFSNCSSLRRHEMTHTGEKPYECHICGNAFIQSSDLRKHNLTHTGEKPYECHLCGKAFSQSSNLRQHERTHTGEQPYECQLCGKTFSKCSALRRHERTHTGEKPYECHLCGKAFSQCSALRRHEGTHNGEKIMNVFTPSTQHSSTQSSFPPSAVFIHTLVAVFSPLAGFSGA encoded by the exons ATGCAGCCATTG GAATCAGTGACGTTTGAAGATGTAGCTGTAGACTTCACCCAGGAAGAATGGGCCCTGCTGGACACATCCCAGAGAAAACTGTTCAGAGACGTGATGCTGGAAAATATCAGTCATCTGGTCTTCGTGG GGTATCAGCATTGCAAATTGGATGTGACTTTCCAGCTGGAGCAAGGTGAAGAGCTGTGGATTGAAGGAAGAGGATTTTTCCAAAGCCACAGTCCAG GCAGGGAAAGTGCCTTTAAAGAAGAATTGTTAGCCACACAGCATATCAGCAAGAAGGACACATCTACAATCATCCCAATG CAGACATTTCACACTCCAGAGGATCCCTGTGAATATAATGATTTGGGAGAAGATTTCAGTCCTAGCTCCACACTGACACAACATTTGTTAACTCACACAGAAAAGACACCCAATATCAGCAAATCCCATAGTGACCAGTCATACCTTAATCCACATAAGCAGATCCACACCAGAGGTAAATCATGCGAATGCCATCTGTGTGGCAAAGCCTTCAGCAATTGCTCTAGCCTTAGAAGACATGAGATGACCCATACTGGCGAGAAACCTTATGAATGCCATATCTGTGGGAATGCCTTTATTCAAAGCTCTGACCTTAGAAAACACAATCTgactcacactggagagaagccgTATGAATGTCATCTCTGTGGAAAAGCCTTTAGTCAATCCTCCAACCTCAGACAGCATGAGAGGACGCACACTGGAGAGCAACCGTATGAATGTCAACTCTGTGGGAAAACTTTCAGTAAATGTTCTGCTCTTAGACGTCACGAGAgaactcacactggagagaagccgTATGAATGTCATCTCTGTGGAAAAGCCTTCAGTCAGTGTTCTGCCCTTAGGCGACATGAGGGAACCCACAATGGAGAGAAAATTATGAATGTCTTCA CTCCTTCCACACAGCACAGCTCCACTCAGTCCAGCTTCCCACCATCAGCTGTCTTCATCCACACCCTGGTGGCAGTGTTCAGCCCACTGGCTGGTTTCTCAGGCGCCTGA
- the LOC110129492 gene encoding zinc finger protein 705A-like isoform X4: protein MQPLESVTFEDVAVDFTQEEWALLDTSQRKLFRDVMLENISHLVFVGYQHCKLDVTFQLEQGEELWIEGRGFFQSHSPGRESAFKEELLATQHISKKDTSTIIPMTFHTPEDPCEYNDLGEDFSPSSTLTQHLLTHTEKTPNISKSHSDQSYLNPHKQIHTRGKSCECHLCGKAFSNCSSLRRHEMTHTGEKPYECHICGNAFIQSSDLRKHNLTHTGEKPYECHLCGKAFSQSSNLRQHERTHTGEQPYECQLCGKTFSKCSALRRHERTHTGEKPYECHLCGKAFSQCSALRRHEGTHNGEKIMNVFSKYSDLR from the exons ATGCAGCCATTG GAATCAGTGACGTTTGAAGATGTAGCTGTAGACTTCACCCAGGAAGAATGGGCCCTGCTGGACACATCCCAGAGAAAACTGTTCAGAGACGTGATGCTGGAAAATATCAGTCATCTGGTCTTCGTGG GGTATCAGCATTGCAAATTGGATGTGACTTTCCAGCTGGAGCAAGGTGAAGAGCTGTGGATTGAAGGAAGAGGATTTTTCCAAAGCCACAGTCCAG GCAGGGAAAGTGCCTTTAAAGAAGAATTGTTAGCCACACAGCATATCAGCAAGAAGGACACATCTACAATCATCCCAATG ACATTTCACACTCCAGAGGATCCCTGTGAATATAATGATTTGGGAGAAGATTTCAGTCCTAGCTCCACACTGACACAACATTTGTTAACTCACACAGAAAAGACACCCAATATCAGCAAATCCCATAGTGACCAGTCATACCTTAATCCACATAAGCAGATCCACACCAGAGGTAAATCATGCGAATGCCATCTGTGTGGCAAAGCCTTCAGCAATTGCTCTAGCCTTAGAAGACATGAGATGACCCATACTGGCGAGAAACCTTATGAATGCCATATCTGTGGGAATGCCTTTATTCAAAGCTCTGACCTTAGAAAACACAATCTgactcacactggagagaagccgTATGAATGTCATCTCTGTGGAAAAGCCTTTAGTCAATCCTCCAACCTCAGACAGCATGAGAGGACGCACACTGGAGAGCAACCGTATGAATGTCAACTCTGTGGGAAAACTTTCAGTAAATGTTCTGCTCTTAGACGTCACGAGAgaactcacactggagagaagccgTATGAATGTCATCTCTGTGGAAAAGCCTTCAGTCAGTGTTCTGCCCTTAGGCGACATGAGGGAACCCACAATGGAGAGAAAATTATGAATGTCTTCAGTAAGTATTCTGACCTTAGATGA
- the LOC110129492 gene encoding zinc finger protein 705A-like isoform X3, with protein sequence MQPLESVTFEDVAVDFTQEEWALLDTSQRKLFRDVMLENISHLVFVGYQHCKLDVTFQLEQGEELWIEGRGFFQSHSPGRESAFKEELLATQHISKKDTSTIIPMQTFHTPEDPCEYNDLGEDFSPSSTLTQHLLTHTEKTPNISKSHSDQSYLNPHKQIHTRGKSCECHLCGKAFSNCSSLRRHEMTHTGEKPYECHICGNAFIQSSDLRKHNLTHTGEKPYECHLCGKAFSQSSNLRQHERTHTGEQPYECQLCGKTFSKCSALRRHERTHTGEKPYECHLCGKAFSQCSALRRHEGTHNGEKIMNVFSKYSDLR encoded by the exons ATGCAGCCATTG GAATCAGTGACGTTTGAAGATGTAGCTGTAGACTTCACCCAGGAAGAATGGGCCCTGCTGGACACATCCCAGAGAAAACTGTTCAGAGACGTGATGCTGGAAAATATCAGTCATCTGGTCTTCGTGG GGTATCAGCATTGCAAATTGGATGTGACTTTCCAGCTGGAGCAAGGTGAAGAGCTGTGGATTGAAGGAAGAGGATTTTTCCAAAGCCACAGTCCAG GCAGGGAAAGTGCCTTTAAAGAAGAATTGTTAGCCACACAGCATATCAGCAAGAAGGACACATCTACAATCATCCCAATG CAGACATTTCACACTCCAGAGGATCCCTGTGAATATAATGATTTGGGAGAAGATTTCAGTCCTAGCTCCACACTGACACAACATTTGTTAACTCACACAGAAAAGACACCCAATATCAGCAAATCCCATAGTGACCAGTCATACCTTAATCCACATAAGCAGATCCACACCAGAGGTAAATCATGCGAATGCCATCTGTGTGGCAAAGCCTTCAGCAATTGCTCTAGCCTTAGAAGACATGAGATGACCCATACTGGCGAGAAACCTTATGAATGCCATATCTGTGGGAATGCCTTTATTCAAAGCTCTGACCTTAGAAAACACAATCTgactcacactggagagaagccgTATGAATGTCATCTCTGTGGAAAAGCCTTTAGTCAATCCTCCAACCTCAGACAGCATGAGAGGACGCACACTGGAGAGCAACCGTATGAATGTCAACTCTGTGGGAAAACTTTCAGTAAATGTTCTGCTCTTAGACGTCACGAGAgaactcacactggagagaagccgTATGAATGTCATCTCTGTGGAAAAGCCTTCAGTCAGTGTTCTGCCCTTAGGCGACATGAGGGAACCCACAATGGAGAGAAAATTATGAATGTCTTCAGTAAGTATTCTGACCTTAGATGA